The sequence CGGAAGATGGGATTATTGGTAATTAATTTTTCGTATTCGTCGATAACGGGTACGAAGTAATTACAAAAGTCTTCGCATTTCTCGATCCAGCCGTAGGGGAGGTCGGCAGCAACTCCCCCGATGCGGAAATAGTTGTGCATCATCCGCATCCCTGTCGCTGCCTCGAACAAGTCATAGATCATTTCACGTTCGCGGAAGACATAGAAAAATGGCGTTTGTGCGCCGATATCTGCGACGAATGTGCCGAGCCACAGTAGGTGAGAGGCGATGCGGCTAAGTTCTAGCATGATCATGCGGATGTAGCTGGCGCGACGCGGCACTGGCACATTAGCTAGTTTTTCGGGTGCATTGACGGTGATTGCCTCGGTGAACATGGTCGCGAGGTAATCCCATCGGGTCACGTAGGGCAAATATTGGATAATCGTGCGATTTTCGGCGATTTTTTCCATCGAGCGATGCAAGTAACCTAATACTGGTTCGCAATCGACTACGTTTTCGCCGTCTAGCGTGACGATAAGTCTGAGAACGCCGTGCATGGATGGGTGGTGAGGTCCCATATTTATGACCATGCGTTCGGCTTTGGTTTCAATCATCACCATGATTTGCGATCGCCTCTTTACTCTGTAAACTGTTGCTCTGGTTAATTAGTGCTAGTTTTTGCTAGTTATTTAGGATGTGTAGAACATCCTAAACGCTAATTATTTTAAGTCACGGCTTGGGATATTGCTGCAACAAATGACTCTATTAGTTACGCTATTTAAGTAGATATGCCTTGATGGTTCTCAGTATATCGCCATGTTGGAGTGGGAATATGTGTTAAGTGGTAGTAAATCAATGATTTTTGCCTTATGTTATTTTATTAATATCATAGATTTTTATCTATCATTTAGCCCAAGATCATAATCTTTAAATTATGGCAGCCTTTAATAATTCTAAAGCCAATTAAACTATTGCTTGTTGGCTCTACCTAATTAAGTAGCAGCCCAAAAATTAAGTAGGAGCCAAAAACTGTATCGTCCGTGCAGCAGACGGTAAAGTTTTTAGAGTTTGGTTTTTAGTTGTGAAAAACCCATAAGCTCTTTGTGCATGAGAATTGCTGAAACTTAATAATATGGCAAAGTTTTTTTGCAAAATTGCCATATACTAGATAGGCTGTCAAGTTTTCAACAGTAATAAGGAAGGAGCTATGTCCCGTTATAGAGGTCCGCGCCTCAGAATCGTCAGAAGACTCGGAGAGCTTCCCGGTCTAAGTCGCAAACAACCTAAGCACGCATATCCACCTGGAATGCATGGTCAAGATCGCAAAAAGCGCTCTGAATATGCTGTGCGCCTCGAAGAAAAGCAAAAGTTACGCTTTAACTATGGTCTCACCGAGACTCAAATGCTGCGTTATGTACGTCGAGCTAGACGAGTTAAGGGTTCTACAGGCTTAGTATTGCTACAATTGCTAGAAATGCGTCTAGACAATACCGTTTTCCGTATGGGATTTGCACCGACGATCCCTGCTGCGCGTCAACTGGTAAACCATGGACATATCACTATTAATGGTAAGAGTGTCACCATTCCTAGTTACGGCTGCCGCCCAGGTGAAGTAATTAGCGTTAAAGATAACGAAAAATCTCGTAAAATTGTCGAGCGTAATCTCGAATTCCCTGGTCTTTCTAACATTCCTAGCCATTTAGAATTTGATAAGGCGAAGATGACTGGTAAGGTCAATGGCGTTGTCGAACGCGAATGGGTAGCACTGCAAGTGAACGAACTGCTGGTTATTGAGTACTACTCACGCCAAGCTTAAGGTTGAAGCACTCAGCTACGGGCTTTGTTGATCTTTAGATAAATTGCTTGTAGCTGAACGCCTTCCAACTGGGTAAACTGCCGATTGGGTAAACTCTATTAGGTTCAAATTCACTGCGAATTATGCAGTTAAATATTTCTGCTCCTGTAAACCTCGATTTACACGTTCCTAAGGACTTTGTTAGGGGTTGTCCCCGCAGTGTCCGCATGGATATTGATCATCTGCTTCTAGCGATCGAGGCGCTGGACTTAGAAGCAGTTGAAGTAATGCTGGTCTTAATCGAGCAGTTAGGTTTAGAAAAGACGATTCCTAGTCGTGTTGCTTTTTGGCGACTACGTAATACGAATCCGCTGCGACGCAACTATCAACGAGCGAGTCTAAGCTGGGATGAGCTCAAGGCATTGGTAAAGATTGTTTGCACGATCGCTAAGCAGTTAGATACGGGTTTACGCTTACTGCTGAGTACCCATCAACAGATGATTGAGGGCAAGATCGAGGCATTAGGTTTACAGCAAAATCAAGTTTTTTTAGAAAATTATATTGATCGCTTCACATCTTTATATATCGGTCGGATGCGATCGCCTTCCCCCCTGAATAAAGAAGAAATTCGTGAGTTGGCGTTGCAATTGCTGACGCGGTTATTGTTGTGTAGTGGTGTTGCCGGCGAATTTCGCCTGTGGAATAGTTTGTTTGATGGAGCGATCGCCTAATGATTCAACGCAGCTATAGTTTGCCTAGTTGTACTTTGCTGGTTGATGGGATCATCACGGGTAGTGATGTGATGTCAATTTTGACCAGCTTTAGTTGCCGCTTTAGCCATCACACTGAGCCAATTGTGGGTGGTTTGGAACTGCTAAATGCTTTAGTTAAAGTCGTAGGAGCCTATGCTCAAGCTCTAAAAAGTAATACTTTGGTGGCAATTCCCGAAAAGCAGATACGTCTCGAACCAGAAGGAAAACATCTCCATGTGCTTTCGGTATTGCTCAATGAAGCCGATGCCTACAATCCTAAGCAGTTACAAATCAAACTAAATACAATTCAGCTTTTTGATCTGATGGAGAGTCTAGATCGTCTATGTTGCGATCCAACAACTTTGCCTGACTTGAAACTGGTGACTCAGATTTCTGACTACCGATCGCAGTCTCAGTTAAATAGTCAGGCTGTACCAGCGATCGCTGGTGTGGTGAGTTTGGCGATCGCGGCAACGGTTTTGTATTTTATCCCCATCCCAAAACCTCAACCAAAGCCAGCTCAGACTGTTCCTGTGCAAACTAAACCATTGCCTAAGGTGACAACTCCACCAACAGTTAGTCCCACAAGTTCGCCAACTCCTGAGAATTCAGCAAGTCCTGAGAGTTCGCCAACTCCTACTTCTAGTGCTAGCCCAAATTAAAAAAAGGAGATGTGCAAAGCACATCTCCTTTTTTTATGTGGTTTTCGTAGCTTCATATACATAGCTAAACATAGATCTGCGGCTCAATTGATATAGGAAGTTTTAGCCCAACGGGCTAAAACTTCCTATGATCTTTGTGGGTTAGGTTTGATGACTGAGGTACTCGATCCGACCAAGCTTTTATTTGATTTGCATCGGGGAACAGAAATTGCTGAAACTTTCTCTGGATGTCTAGATCCAGAAGCGATTGCGCATCGAGTGACCGATGGGATCGTGGAGAGGTTTGATTGTGCTTTTGCTAGAGTATGGTTGCTAGAGCCAGATCGGACTTGCCTAAAGCTAGTTGCTTCTTCGGGTATGTATACGCGCATTGATGGCAGGTTTGCGAGAGTACCGATGGGCGCATATAAGGTGGGAAAAATTGCCCAAAACCGCGTTTCTTTTTTAAGTAATCATTTAGCTGATGAGACTTGGGTTGGCGATCGCAATTGGGCAATCACTAACAATATTCGGGGTTTTGCAGGTTACCCACTAGAAATCAAAGGCAGAGTGGTGGGAGTTTTAGCTGCTTTTAGTCATCAAGAAATGCCGCCTGAGTTTTTAGAATTTTTACGAATGCTCTGTACGATCGCCGCGATCGCTATTGATAGTGCGTTTAAGCATCAACAAGAAAAACAAGCTTGGCAGAGTATGAGCCAGAATCAAGCGATCACTCAAGGTTCGTTATCTGATCGCCTAGCTCATATTTTGAATTTCAATCGTTTGACTCTGGTAGGCACTGAAAAGGTTCTCAATCTGACGATTGACTATGTGTTTCTAAGGGCTGCCGAAATTCTCAATCAAATTGGAGGGGCTTATTGCCGCTTAATTTATTCTGATATA is a genomic window of Pseudanabaena sp. BC1403 containing:
- a CDS encoding NAD(P)H-quinone oxidoreductase subunit H, yielding MVMIETKAERMVINMGPHHPSMHGVLRLIVTLDGENVVDCEPVLGYLHRSMEKIAENRTIIQYLPYVTRWDYLATMFTEAITVNAPEKLANVPVPRRASYIRMIMLELSRIASHLLWLGTFVADIGAQTPFFYVFREREMIYDLFEAATGMRMMHNYFRIGGVAADLPYGWIEKCEDFCNYFVPVIDEYEKLITNNPIFRKRIEGLGTITRDEAINWGLSGPMLRGSGVKLDLRKVDHYELYDELDWDVQWDNGGDCLARYLVRVREMRESSKMILQCLKQIPGGSYENLEAQRVLAGPKSEWNSMDYQFISKKPSPTFKVASGEHYVRVEAPKGELGVYIIGEDSVFPWRFKIRPPGFINLQILPDLVRGMKLADIMAILGSVDIIMGEVDR
- the rpsD gene encoding 30S ribosomal protein S4, translated to MSRYRGPRLRIVRRLGELPGLSRKQPKHAYPPGMHGQDRKKRSEYAVRLEEKQKLRFNYGLTETQMLRYVRRARRVKGSTGLVLLQLLEMRLDNTVFRMGFAPTIPAARQLVNHGHITINGKSVTIPSYGCRPGEVISVKDNEKSRKIVERNLEFPGLSNIPSHLEFDKAKMTGKVNGVVEREWVALQVNELLVIEYYSRQA
- a CDS encoding DUF3038 domain-containing protein, producing MQLNISAPVNLDLHVPKDFVRGCPRSVRMDIDHLLLAIEALDLEAVEVMLVLIEQLGLEKTIPSRVAFWRLRNTNPLRRNYQRASLSWDELKALVKIVCTIAKQLDTGLRLLLSTHQQMIEGKIEALGLQQNQVFLENYIDRFTSLYIGRMRSPSPLNKEEIRELALQLLTRLLLCSGVAGEFRLWNSLFDGAIA
- a CDS encoding DUF4335 domain-containing protein, producing MIQRSYSLPSCTLLVDGIITGSDVMSILTSFSCRFSHHTEPIVGGLELLNALVKVVGAYAQALKSNTLVAIPEKQIRLEPEGKHLHVLSVLLNEADAYNPKQLQIKLNTIQLFDLMESLDRLCCDPTTLPDLKLVTQISDYRSQSQLNSQAVPAIAGVVSLAIAATVLYFIPIPKPQPKPAQTVPVQTKPLPKVTTPPTVSPTSSPTPENSASPESSPTPTSSASPN
- a CDS encoding LuxR C-terminal-related transcriptional regulator; amino-acid sequence: MTEVLDPTKLLFDLHRGTEIAETFSGCLDPEAIAHRVTDGIVERFDCAFARVWLLEPDRTCLKLVASSGMYTRIDGRFARVPMGAYKVGKIAQNRVSFLSNHLADETWVGDRNWAITNNIRGFAGYPLEIKGRVVGVLAAFSHQEMPPEFLEFLRMLCTIAAIAIDSAFKHQQEKQAWQSMSQNQAITQGSLSDRLAHILNFNRLTLVGTEKVLNLTIDYVFLRAAEILNQIGGAYCRLIYSDISISLEAIIAKTGVRIADPQKWLRSLFGELFLIVSSLGGVINIHDTELQIAITIPFTKDAIPLSDRELEMMQLLTQGLRDRDIAQKLIISESTVKFHINNILTKLKARTRFQALHLAIVNGWI